In Lycium ferocissimum isolate CSIRO_LF1 chromosome 7, AGI_CSIRO_Lferr_CH_V1, whole genome shotgun sequence, the sequence ATCAGAGAGAAGCTGAGGTGGCTGAGGCAAATTCTATTCTGGCAACCAAGCAGGCTGGGTGGTCTCAGCAGGCAAAAATGGCTGAGATCGAAGCCCAGAAAGCTGTGGCGATTCGGGAGGCTGTATTACAACAAGAAGTTGAGAGAAAGAATGCATTGACTAAGACAGAGAGTCTCAAAGCACAACACCTCAGTAAGGCTACTGTTGAATATGAGATTAAGGCAAGTTTATCATGTCACAACTCTTTTCTTTCAGTATCTACGTGTGAGTTCATGGAGTTGACTTTTTCTTTGCTGATCTATCAAGAGTAGATTAGATTCCTCATGATTATCAATATTTCCTGTGAATGTTGTGTATCTTAGAAGTTTCCATGTGAGACGGCCTACTCAGTTAATAGTCCATTTACATTGTTTGTCCTGTATTCCACTTTTATCTAGGTAGAATCCCTAAATCAGTATAATGTGATGATTTTGTGTTCAACTTTTACATGAGTTTGCTAGTGTTTCCTCTTAGTTACATTCTTTCTTGGGGGACTTTGCTCAATAGATGTACTTGTATCTGCACTATAAAGAAGTGgctcttttccttttctctatTTTCAATTGCAAATCTAATAGTACTACTTTATTCAGTCATATGAATCCAATTATGCACCGTGCTACTACTCATCCAAGTTTTGCCATGCAAACTTTAGGTGCAAGAAGCCAATGCAGTGCTGTACAAGAAACAGAAGGAAGCAGAAGCCGAGCTTTATGAAAACAAAAAAGCTGCGGAGGCTAAGAAATTGGCAGCAGAAGCTCAGACATATGCCGTACAACTAGCTGCTGATGCTGCACTGTATGCCAAAACAAAAGAGGCTGAAGGACTAAAGGCCACTGCAGAAGCACAGGGAGCTTATGTCCGCAATCTGTTGTCATCTTTGGGAGGAAATTACAACGCCCTGCGAGACTACATGATGATTGACAGAGGAATGTTTAAAGACATTGCCAAAATGAATGCTGAAGCGATCAAGGGACTTCAGCCAAAGATCAGCATTTGGAGTAATGGTACCACTAGTGGGCAGATGGTCGACGGAACAAGTAGTGGACATGCTGGAATGAAAGAGTTGGCTTCTGTTTATCAAGCATTGCCCCCTTTACTTGAGACTGTGCATGAACAAACTGGAATGTTGCCACCAGCATGGATGGGAAGCCTCTCTGTTGCTGCTGCTGATCCAGCCACATCCCTCCGCCCATAGGAAATTTTATGACTTTTAGGACTATCTAGTAAGACTCCAACTACCAATAAGCTGACATGACTAAACTTTGCACTGAACTACTTTACATATAGCTATTATTTTAGGCCTTTCGTGCCTGGAAAAGTGATGCTTGCAATGCTTTATTACAGACTGATTTCTTGTTGATATTAGAAGACTGATTGTTGGAATTTATGGGTGTGAATGGGATGAGTTAGGCTCCTAAATCCTTAGTGTTACACTTATAGATATGCAGTCAGAGATGCAGTGAATAGCGTGTGAAACTTCTCTAACATGCACCCATTACGGAA encodes:
- the LOC132064155 gene encoding flotillin-like protein 2; translation: MIYRIARASEFLVITGIGIDELKITKKALIWPLQKCRVIDVTPVNYTFEVNAMSAEKLPFLLPAVFTIGPCVDDHERLVKYAKLLSQHERESHDVKDLVQGVIEGETRVLAASMTMEEIFKGTKDFKKEVFDKVQLELNQFGLLIYNANIKQLVDVPGHEYFSYLGQKTQMEAANQAKIDVSEAKMKGEIGAKEREGLTRQNAAKIDAETKVISTQRDGQGKKEEVKVKTDVKIYENQREAEVAEANSILATKQAGWSQQAKMAEIEAQKAVAIREAVLQQEVERKNALTKTESLKAQHLSKATVEYEIKVQEANAVLYKKQKEAEAELYENKKAAEAKKLAAEAQTYAVQLAADAALYAKTKEAEGLKATAEAQGAYVRNLLSSLGGNYNALRDYMMIDRGMFKDIAKMNAEAIKGLQPKISIWSNGTTSGQMVDGTSSGHAGMKELASVYQALPPLLETVHEQTGMLPPAWMGSLSVAAADPATSLRP